The nucleotide window CGAGCGAAAAGGAGAGATGCTACCATCAAGACCTAGTTGTGTCTACAGAAAACCAATTCGTATCAGAAATGTGGATTCGTTGAATGTGGAGTCTGAGTTCCGCATAATCAGCGGCTTCCTCAAAGACTACCCTTTCATCTCTATGGACACTGAGTTCCCTGGTGTCGTCTACCATAACGTGCCCGATACACCCGACTCTGTAGCCAGGGATCGATACGCACTCCTTCGGGCGAATATAAACGCCCTCAAGCTCATCCAAGTCGGACTCACTTTCTCCGACTCAGCCAGCAACCTTCCTGATTTGGGGACCAACTACTGTTACGTCTGGCAATTTAATTTCAACTTCGATCCATGGTGTGACCTCCACGCACCCGAATCGATCGAACTATTGCGTAAGAACGGCATTGACTTCGAGCGCAATCGATTCTACGGGATTGATGAGGCCCGTTTCGGGTTCCTCATGAAGCTATGCGGACTTGTTGGGAACAATTGTTTTAGTTGGATCACCTTCCACAGTGCTTACGACTTTGGCTATCTGATAAAGGTGGTCACTCAGAGGGAGCTACCGGATGACATTGGCGAGTTTCTCAAATTGATGAAAGATATATTTGGGTACAAGGTTTATGACATAAAATATCTCATGAGGTTCTGTCACAACTTATATGGAGGGTTGGAACGTGTGGCCAATGAATTGGGGGTGGACAGGGCTGTTGGGAAATGCCACCAAGCTGCATCAGATAGCCTGCTAACATTGCATGTTTTTACGCGGCTCAAGGATAGAGGTTTTCAGCTGTATGTGCCTGACCACTGTGGAGtattgtatggattaaaatacCCTTTGGGAAATCTGTTTTCATTGAAttgaatatattttatttttatttttcatatacatacatcatgtaaatAGGTCTTTTAAGatattataaatttaaatttttagtgtttttttGTTTCAcaattatttataaatatattatttttaaatgtttgTTAGTATTAGTTATAGCAAATTGCAGTACTTTGGCTGCTAAAGCATGGGGCCTGTTGAATTTTAGTCATTGATGGTGCGGTCCACTAGTTGAATATTATGAGCAGGTCCACTGTGTCGCGAGAGTTTTTCTCAAAGAATTTGAcagaaaataatgataataaaagtCACAGGTGtatagaaatttgaaaaaaaaacaaaggtaaTTGTGAATATTTTTGTTAAAAATAGACAAACAGGGTAATGTAGCATAGAAAAGTAATATTTGCACTCCGATGAGATAGTAGGATGTACTTCGTAAAAACTTGCTACATTAGCAAGTGATAAACATGTCTAACAGCGGAAACTTTAGGCCATGGTGGATGGATGGTCGGgatgatccaatggatggattggatcttataCAAACTCGctatgttagcaagtgctaaataTTTTAGACATGTGCACCTATGAATCGCATGGTTCTTGCTACTATCTAAAAGTGGTACAATCACTCACACGTACTCACACCCCACGCTCTCAATAAGGCATTATTAAGGACACAATGTTGGTTTATACTTATTTAGCAAAAGTACGgcaaaaaaaagtagaaaattatGTTTGGTTTCTAATATCACATAAGTGATTTTTAAAATTCTTCAACTAATCTCTCCCTCATACTACAaatatttctttttaaaatttgaaaaagtctCTTCCAATTTTCACTTATTCATATGGGTCCACCTTTAATAttcactatccatcatgtggggcctacgtacctttgatgtggattaatTGTTCatgatatggaccccaccttatc belongs to Magnolia sinica isolate HGM2019 chromosome 8, MsV1, whole genome shotgun sequence and includes:
- the LOC131254029 gene encoding probable CCR4-associated factor 1 homolog 11 → MLPSRPSCVYRKPIRIRNVDSLNVESEFRIISGFLKDYPFISMDTEFPGVVYHNVPDTPDSVARDRYALLRANINALKLIQVGLTFSDSASNLPDLGTNYCYVWQFNFNFDPWCDLHAPESIELLRKNGIDFERNRFYGIDEARFGFLMKLCGLVGNNCFSWITFHSAYDFGYLIKVVTQRELPDDIGEFLKLMKDIFGYKVYDIKYLMRFCHNLYGGLERVANELGVDRAVGKCHQAASDSLLTLHVFTRLKDRGFQLYVPDHCGVLYGLKYPLGNLFSLN